Part of the Girardinichthys multiradiatus isolate DD_20200921_A chromosome 14, DD_fGirMul_XY1, whole genome shotgun sequence genome is shown below.
acaacaacagctgcttcaAAAACAAGTATTTTTGCTTCTTTAACAACCACAGGTActccaacaactacaactgttAGTCCAACAACTACAGCTATTCCTTCAGCATCAGCCACAGTTGTTgcaacaactacagctgttcctccaaccacaaccaccGCTGCTCCAATAACAACTACAACTAATCCTCCAACAATTATAAATAATCATCCTACAACAATCACCATTCCTCCTACATCAACCACTGTTAATCCAACACCCACATCTGTTTCTCAAACAACAACAGTTGCTTCAACAACCACGGTTACTCCTAAAATGATCATAGTTACTCCAATAACTACAACTGTTCATTCAATAACTACTACAGTTGCCCCCACAACAACAACGATCATTCCAAAAACTAGAAGTGTTTCTCCATCAACTACCTCTGTTGATCCACCAACTACCACTGTTGAACCAATAACTACAAGTTCATCTCCAACAACTACTGCAAATACTTCAACCACTACGAATATTTCCCCACCAActacaacaacagctgcttcaAAAACAAGTATTTTTGCTTCTTTAACAACCACAGGTActccaacaactacaactgttAGTCCAACAACTACAGCTATTCCTTCAGCATCAGCCACAGTTGTTgcaacaactacagctgttcctccaaccacaaccaccGCTGCTCCAATAACAACTACAACTAATCCTCCAACAATTATAAATAATCATCCTACAACAACCACCATTCTTCGTACAACAACCACTGTTAATCCAACACCCACATCTGTTTCTCAAACAACAACAGTTGCTTCAACAACCACGGTTACTCCTAAAATGATCATAGTTACTCCAATGACTACAACTGTTCATTCAATAACTACCACAGTTGCCCCCACAACAACAGCTATCATTCCAACAACTAGAAGTGTTTCTCCATCAACTACCTATGTTGATCCAATAACTACAAGTTTATCTTCAACAACTGCAAATACTTCAACCACTACGAATATTTCCCCACCAActacaacaacagctgcttcaACAACAAGTATTTTTGCTTCTTTAACAACCACAGGTACTCCAACAACTGCTCCAACGAGTACAGCTGTTACTCTAACGACTAAAGCTATTCCTCCAACAACCACAGTTGCTCCAACAACAGTTGTTCCTACAATGATCAAATCTAGTCCAGTGACTACAACTGTTCCTTCAGCAACTACCACAGTTGCCTCTACAACAACCTCAGTTATTCCAACAATTAGAACGGTTTCTACATCAACTACCATTGTTGCTCCAATAACTACTAGTTTTTCACCAACAATTGCTGCAATTACTTCAACCAATACACATATTTCCCCACCAGCTACAACCACTGCTTCTCCTACAATAACTACTCCAAGAACTACAACTGCTCCTCAAACAACAGCCACAGTTGCTGCCACAACTACAGTTCCTCAAACAATTACAATTGGTCCTCTAACAACATCCACAAAAGCTACTACAACAACCATAGGTACTTTCAGAACTACAACCATAGTTGCTTCTACAACACCAACAGCTACTTCAACATCTTTAACCACTGTGACTCCAACAATTACAGCTGTTTCTCCAACAACATCCATACTTACTTCAGCAACAATCACAGTTACTGCATCACCTACAACTGTTTCTTCTACTAGAACCACAGTTCCTACAATAACTCCAACTGTTCATCCAACAACTAAAGCTGTTTACCCTACATCAACCACTGTTACTCCAACAACTACAGCTATTCCTCCAACAACCACAATTGCTCCAACAACTATACCTATTCCTCTAAAAACCACAATTGCTTCAACAGCAACACTTGCTCCAAAAACAACCCTTCTTTCTCCACCAACAACTACAGCTAATCACACAACATCAAAGGTTACTCAGTCAACTACAACTGTTGCAACAGCAACCACACTTTCGAAAACAACCTCTAATACATTAGCCACTGTTGCCCCACAAATTGTCACCCCAAGAGCAACCACAGTTGTTCCAATTAATAAAACTGATCCTATGATAACTATGGTTTTTCAAAGAACATCCTGGGCTGCTCCTACAACAGCTTCTACAACAGTAACTGCCCTTACCTATACCCCAAACTTTTCAAGCGGAGAAATCCACAAGATCAGTCTCATAACCGTGTTCTGCATTGTGCTTTTGTCATGGGTACTATTGAGTCAGCAGTAACATTTTGAGCTTATTTCCACAGTAGTCCTTTTAGTAAATGATGATTCTTACTCTTATAAATAATAACTGTAACTGTATTATTAACTGAAAGGAACATATTCATAAAAATTGTTAATGGCAAAATCAAGTCTAAAAATGTTGATACCCCTGAacgttttgaaaatatttaacaaactgTAGCCCTGGGTTTAAGTCTGTaattaaaaaccttttatcaAGCAAGAAAGAGTTATCATAAAAGAGGGAAGTCTTGCAAAACTTTGTGTATAAGTTATAAcaagttatttttgttatttttgtttatacaaactttaattatgtaATGGTAATGTAAATTATATTTGTGCACAGTGAACATAACTCTTAATAGCTCTTTGGGTAGTAAAACTAATTATGCAAACAAACATAGCTCTCactcatttatttttgtaaggtttgtaaaatgtcaataaaacatATTGTGTGATATCttggttttacattttttatttaaattattttatggaATATTATACATTCAGTATTTTGCTCTCCTGCAAGAAGAAGCACAATACTGATTGTACACAGAACAATTCTAAATTAAAACTGCTCAACGATAATCTTCTGTTTTCTATGGTATGTAAAATAAGTTGCCCCAGTTGCCCCAGTTGCCCCCGTGACCCTATCTCAGATAAGCAgaagataatggatggatggactgatgtaAAAAGCTCAATGAAAGGTAATTTGTGTTCTCAAAAAGGATTGCGAAatgtaccagctgatcgcccATGAATTAGCCGTTAAAAGGAAAACAGCTAAACAGGTTTTTCCAGTTGCACACGATGCATAAACCTTGATCaaattttcacaataaaaaaaaccataatCTAATACTATTCATTATGTTAACTTAGAATTTATTCATTAAAAGTTCAGAGAAATAtcaagtttttcttgtttgtgacAAGATTTCCTTCAGTAAATCCAATCcctcattgtttttttatttcagaacagGGTGACAGATGatgaaaaattactttttacacatttaagtCCAAGTTCCATCTCTTTTGGATCGAGTTAATCTCTTTAAACATCGCTCTAGCCACTTCATTAAGGTCATCTCATTTATTTACATGTAATCACTAAAATGGGGTTTGCATTACCTGCTGTTCTCATGCAAAGCCTCCTTCATTCAGGAATTTGACCATGCTACAATGTCAAACATTGGGCTGAACATGAGTGGTTTTTAGCAAGTTCCTGTGGGAAGTAGTGCCATTTTCATGCTGCATGATGGAGCATAGTTTAGGATGCTCAAAATTCTGTTAGCAAGGTTGCAGTGgctttattagtattattatgtTGACAGTCAATAGGTGTCCTTGGTGGAGTATAGCCTGGACATTGAAACTTTAAAGCAGGTTTGGTCATGTTGGCCTCATTCGTAGCTCATTATTCTATCACACCTGGCTGACAGGACTCAAAAGGAGTCATTAATTCTCTTAACAGCTACCATAATTTAACCCCACTCTCGCTACAAATTTGACTGCACAGAAGCCTCTGCTAACACACTCTCTGTATGTCAATAAGTACTTTGCATATCCATGGCTTTTGTGCACAATTTGTTTTGATTGAGTAGCTGGGGAGAACGGTGCAAACATCTATATTCTGCCAATGATGAGCAATACAAAGAGAGGGAGCTTTTTCAGGGTTTAGCAGGGCAGCAGAAAAGCTATAACATAACATTCATTTAGACATTTAGACATCTTGGATTTTGTACGTAAGATGATTTTTCCAACTGTACAGCATTGCTGAAACTGATAGTGGAGGCCCAACAACCTCCCTTATTTAAAGAGAATTTCTACTGACAAGGCCGTGGAAACAAACAAGTCCGGACATGATGAATGTACTGGTAGCATTATGGTAACTTGAAGGGTGATACAGTTAATAAGAAACAATTCTTTTCAGGTATCTAAAAGACAATTTGATATACTACTATAACTGTATAGGGCATATGCAAATGCTTTGTCAGAATAGGGGATGACTGCATGGTTCATGGTGGGGCTTTCTtagatggaaaaatatttaccaTCTGGCTTTATATGACCACCTGATTTTAGCTGTATTTGAGTTTAATTGGGAATGAATTGAACCATGTGTATTTAGATCAGAATCTGAGAATATGATTCATTTTAGTTGTAATGAATTAAACTGATCTGAAATTAATGGAATTGGACTTAATTAAATTGTATACCATTGGgtatgaattgaattgaatgaatttTTGCCAACTGGCACCATATAAATAACTTGAGTTGAAtagagtttatttatattttgttcagCTTCTTGTGTTTCTACAATTCAAAACACAATGTAAAACACAACATCAGATGCAAAGTATTGCTGCTATGTTAACATCTACGATTATGTTCGTATCACCTGTGCATACAAATCTTCCTGGCTTTAATTTCCCTGTTCTGTCATGTTGAATTCACATCAGCAGTTAAAGCAGCAAAACGTTATTTTATATCAAAGAAGGAAATTAACtatgattattgaaataaaacaacCTATTATACTTGTGTCAAGTTTGTTTtctaagaaaaaacattatacATTACAATAATTGCTTTTTCAAGTGTATGATTACTGAGAAACCAGAAATGCTATTTTCACTCATcctatgttttaattttgtttagttttcccTTTATGTGTAAAGGGAAAACTTTACACAAAATCgttggacaaaattgttggtacccctcggttaatgaaagaaaaacccacaatggtcacagaaataacttgaatctgacaaaggtaataatgaataaaaattcgatgaaaatgcaaacattgcttttcaaacatgcttcaacagaattataaaaaaataaataaactcatgaaacaggcctggataaaaatgatggtacccttaacttaatattttattgcacagccttttgaggcaatcactgcaatcaaatgattcctataactgtcaatgagacttctgcacctctcagcaggtattttgacccactcctcatgagcaaactgctccagttgtctcaggtttaaagggtgccttttccagacggcatgtttcagctccttccaaagatgctcaataggatttaggtcagggctcatggAAGGACACTTCAAAATAGTCCTCTTAgacattcttgggtgtttttagcgtgttttgggtcattataaatatacaaaacacaaaattattaGTAGCAGGAATTAGAAAGCAATTAGTAAATAGAGAGTAGGAGAATACAGCACAGTGAGGAAAATTTGTTAATATGTCTTcaagcagcctaaacctatacaAGCATACATATAGAGATAACTCTTGATAATTTAATCTAATTGAACAACAAACTTTGTCAAAATGGAACGTTTTTAGACTCAAAAGCATGTCtacttcatttaaaaaactggGAGATCAATAAGGAAAACCAGATCAGAATAAATGTTGACTTCACAGTAATTCCTGATCCTGAGCAAGCATCAGGTGACAGTGGAGAATAACATTTCAATTTAAGAGCAGTTGGACACTGAGAGAACAGAAATGAGACATGATAAAAACTCTAACACTGGGCCAGGCATCTTTGAATGTAGACTGACATACAATGTTAAAGAGTATGCTAAGATAATGCTAGAGTATGGCCTGAAGACAATTCAATATTCAAATACTTTCGTGTGACTAACAAAACATTCTTTTGAATAATGGCTGTAgggaattttttatttttcttttgtacaaATTACATAGGAGTAAGTTATGTTGTAACTGACAGTTTGACCATTGTTTCAAAGGGCAGACAAGAAGAAGTATATAGGCAAGTAAACTGAGCCactataaataattatttccaaatgtttttttctttaattaaggcCTTGGAGAGTTAAGGAAAAGACTTTTATGAAAGTGTAAAGACATTATCAAATATCGAACACTTGCAATATCATTTGTGGAACAGTGaattaaaagcttttcagcttaaaataaattttcggTGAGTACTTTTCCTTATTTTGTACTGAGCTGTATGTAATGTTATCTTTGTCATGTTatgttataatttatttttcaggttgcAACACTGTGAAATGGTGTCTCTTCCAGTAGTTTTAAAGActgttatttttatatgtttggAACGACAATGCATGAGCTTCCATCTTCGTGTATAAAAAAAGATGTCTAAATTCCCCAGTGTAAATTTTGTTCACACATTTGTTGATGCAGAGTGTGATTAATACATGGTGCTAAAATTTAGGTAGCAACACCTAATTTTTCAACCCTCAATGAAACCTTTAATCACTACCACTCACCAGTCTGAAGACATTATTGTATAAGTAATGTACAAACTTTCCATAAAAATGTTGCTGCTACTCTTGCACAATTTTTGCTTACAGGAATTCCACTATTATCCATATAGAGAGAAAAATTTAACTGAGGGTAAAGTGCGAGACTTGCAACTTCAGATAATAAGTTTTTGAATGTTTGATTTTTCAGATTCCAGTTTTGTCAGAATGGGATTTGGACAGATCGTATTCATTTTTGTCAATCTAGCAGGTAAAGTATGTTAAGTTGAAGTGATTTGTTTATAACATTTGTTCCTATACGTCAGACTAAATATGGCTGTAATCATTATTTACATTTGTCTCATTTCTAAGTGCAGTTGGACTAAATTAAACTCTTCATTAGATTAGGTCACAAAATGTAATAGGTCAATAAAGGCAGAATAAAGAAACTACTAGGCAATAATAGCAATCAGAAATAGATCAATAAGGCTAATTTGAAGCAtatgtatatttgttttatgaaaattcAACTCATGTAAACATGTCTGCTATGACTACAGCTACAACTGCTCCATTTCACATTGCCAGCTCCACAACTACTTTATCTTTACCAGCAATTTGGCAATTTAAGAAATATTCACAATAtgatattttgttgcatttacagAATCCCCAAAACCTTCTTGAAGAAACATCAATAGTTAAACAAAGACAATTAAATACACTATATAAAATGACATCcatttttcttaatattttgaaattaaatcaaactaaactttttgTGTTCTAGGTCAGTTGGATTTCCAAAATTATATTTGCTAGATATCAGAAGACTAAGAGATATATGttattattactttttaaagctttatgcGTTTCCTTAACGATTACTAAGCCTTTACACAATTTGGGAAAACCCAAATGATGATGTCACGGTTCTAAAAACGTCCTGCTAATTTACAGTTATATGGAAGCACACCCCTGAGTGTATTTTAAAGCAATACCTTAATCACACTGTTTCCTTGtgtgacaaaatggaaaaatcaaacaaaatcagCCAACGGTTAGGGGAAATAGTATAACAGTATCATGTTGTGTGTGGATGCAGAAGAGACGAGTGAACTTCATGAAATAGATGCCATTATAAGGAAACAacaatatgtggaaatattgaagcaacatctcaaaacATCCGCCAAGAAGTTAAAACTTAGATACAAATAGGTTCTCCAAAGGGACAATTACCCTACGATTACCACAAAATTAGAAACAAAgtggcaaatagaaataatgttAGAAAATGAGCAAAGAAAGTGATTGCCTTTTAtaaagtgtatgtaaatatctggtttaaaCTGTAAATTACGCAGTcagttgaaaaaagaaaattatctgCATTACTTTCACCCATTTACTTCTCCTGGCATTCTGCTACTCAGGATTCACTTCCCTCTGTGCTAGTGATAATAGGTATCTAACAGAGCAGCTTTTCCTTTTCACACCCATGAAAAACTGGATTCAGTCAGTTTCTCATACCTAGTGAAGAAATTAAAGAAACATAAATTCAACCTTGCAAAAAAATGAAACTTGGAGCATTTAGGAAGCACaagtttttcattattattattttgcacATCAAATGCAGTAAAATGGATTCAGTTAGAAGTCAATCCCATATGTGTGTCATTAGGAATTATTTCAATGACCTGCTCATCTCAATTCCGGGTGACGATCAAACAGCCCTATTAGACCATGCAGTAATatcaataacaaataaaaaaggaggtttcaaactgttttacaaTGGTACAGATAGAAAGAGGAGTGCAGTAGGGATTATCTTGAAAGAACAGTTTGTGGAGAGTATTTTGGATGTGACCAAAGTTTCACACGATCATAATGTCAAAGCTAGAGGTTTGGGATGTGTTGTTGAATGTTGTCAGTACATATGCACCACAAGTTGTATGTCAATTGGAAGTGAAGGAGGATTTCTGGAACAAACTAAATTTGGTGGTAGAACGTGTCCCCAAAGGGGAGAAAGTTATGATATCAAGAGATTTCACTGACGTAGCATTCCCTTCTCCTGGACGagtatgtagcgacagtggacagtcgcttacattgtgtcattgactttgcagcatgcATGTTGTGACAgcggaaaggaaaactcccttttaacaggaagaaaccttcagcagaaccaggctcagtgtgagcggctaactgccatgactgactgggggtttgagtgaacagagcagagacacaaaaataacacagaagcactgatccagaaggaatttctatgtgaaagaaaagtgaaacgtTAAAGCCAGTAGAATCTCCTTCTAatagagaaacacagctaaacagataaactctgagccagttttcaaatctAGAGAATCAAAGAGAGGatatacagttagtcacagtaaaagcttagCCAATTTCTACGTCTAGGAGAgagatagggttaaacactgaaagacagggctaagAGTATCATTTATGTAGAGAACATGAAATTGTTGGCAGAAGTAGCTCCTGCAACTAGAGAGCTAGGGAAGAATTGTGGTACTGCTTGAGGCAGCGGAAAATATATGAGGATAGAACAGGACATGTATGAAGAGAGTAAGACAGTGGTGAGGTGTCCATTTGTAGTCACACCAGCTCTCAGCCCCCTTCTTGTTTGCAGTCTTGCTGGATAGGTTGAAAGATGAAGTTATAGAAGAGACTCTATGGACCAggatgtttgcagatgacattgtAATTTGTGGTTAGAGTAGGGAGTGGGTGGAGGAGACCTTAGAGGGATGGAAGTCTGAATGAATGTCAGTAGAAGACAGAATACATGTATGTGAATGTGGGTGAGACAGGTGCAAATGTGAAGCTGGAAGGAGCAGAAGAAATGAGGACAGTGGCACTGTCTAAAAGACAGGAGGCTGAGCTGGAGGTGGCAGAGCTGAAGATGCTGGGATTTTCGTTGGGAGTGACAAAGTTGGACAGGAATGGAAATGAGCAGAGGAACTGCTAAGATTGGGTGATTTAGAGATACAGTTATATAAGTAAACCTGAGATGTTTTGAAAAGACAATGGTGGAGATGTAGCTATCAGGcagaaggaaaagagaaaaaccCCATGGAGGACATGGAGATTGTTGAGGAGGGTGTAGGGTGAGATGGAGGCAGGGGATCCACAGCAGAGGGAGcagctgaaagaaaaagaacaaaactattttcattattattagaattattgttattattgatgtttttgtccttttattattattagctttttattaaattgttaaatttcttttttaatgttatttattttcaccATTCCTGTTGGTCATTAAGTATTTTTTGTCTCTtggtatctttgtgtttatttaattatattaatattCTAAATAATATTCTCTCTCCCTTGTTTCCACTGTTGacactgttttttgttgtttgtttactaTTTTTGCTCACTGACTACACaatgtgaatatttaaaaaaatttattatcaCAACTCCAACCACTGCCACTGCTGCACCTACAACAACCATAGCTGCACCAATGACAACCGCAGATTCACTAACAACTGTAACCATAGCTCCAAATACAACAATAACAGCAACGGCAACAGCAACCATAGCTCCAAATGAAACATTCACAACTGTGCCAACAACCACAGCTCCAAATATAACAATACCAGCTCTGCCAACAACGACCATAACTCCAAATACGACGATTACACCTGTGCCAACAAAGATTATAGCTCCAAATACAACACTCACAGCTGCGGCAACAACAACCATAGCTCCAAATAAAACAATCACAGCTGCACCAACAACAACCATAGCTCCTGATACAACAATCACAGCTGTGCCAACAACCATAGCTCCAAATGCAAGAAccacagctgcagcaacagcaaCTATAGTTCCAAATGAAACATTCACGACTGTCCCAACAACCATAGCTCCAAATATAACAATACCAGCTATGTCAACAACAACTATAGCTCCAAATGCAAGAAccacagctgcagcaacagcaaCTATAGTTCCAAATGAAACATTCACAATTGTCCCAACAACCATAGCTCCAAATATAACAATACCAGCTAtgtcaacaacaaccacagctccAAATATAACAATACCAGCTCTGTCAACAACAACCATAGCTCCAAACACAACACTCACAGTTGTGCCAACAGCAACCTTAGTTCAAaatacaacaaccacagctggacCAACAACAACCATAGCTTCAAATACAACAATCACAGCTGCAGGAACAGCTACCATAGTTCCAAATGAGACATTCATAACTGTCCCAACAACCACAGCTCCAAATATAACAATACCAGCTCTGTCAACAACAACCATAGCTCCAAACACAACACTCACAGCTGTGCCAACAGCAACCTTAGTTCAAaatacaacaaccacagctggacCAACAACCATAGCTCCAAATACAACAATCACAGCTGCACCAACAACAACCATAGCTCCTGATACAACAATCACAGCTGTGCCAACAACCATAGCTCCAAATGCAAGAAccacagctgcagcaacagcaaCTATAGTTCCAAATGAAACATTCACGACTGTCCCAACAACCATAGCTCCAAATATAACAATACCAGCTAtgtcaacaacaaccacagctccAAATATAACAATACCAGCTCTGTCAACAACAACCATAGCTCCAAACACAACACTCACAGTTGTGCCAACAGCAACCTTAGTTCAAaatacaacaaccacagctggacCAACAACAACCATAGCTTCAAATACAACAATCACAGCTGCAGGAACAGCTACCATAGTTCCAAATGAGACATTCACGACTGTCCCAACAACCACAGCTCCAAATATAACAATACCAGCTCTGTCAACAACAACCATAGCTCCAAACACAACACTCACAGCTGTGCCAACAGCAACCTTAGTTCAtaaaacaacaaccacagctggacCAACAACCATAGCTCCAAATACAACAATCACAGCTGCACCAACAACAACCATAGCTCCTGATACAACAATCACAGCTGTGCCAACAACCATAGCTCCAAATGCAAGAAccacagctgcagcaacagcaaCTATAGTTCCAAATGAAACATTCACAACTGTCCCAACAACCATAGCTCCAAATATAACAATACCAGCTATGTCAACAACAACCATAGCTCCAAATACAACAATCACAGCTGCACCAACAACAACCATAGCTCCTGATACAACAATCACAGCTGTGCCAACAACCATAGCTCCAAATGCAAGAAccacagctgcagcaacagcaaCTATAGTTCCAAATGAAACATTCACGATTGTCCCAACAACCATAGCTCCAAATATAACAATACCAGCTAtgtcaacaacaaccacagctccAAATATAACAATACCAGCTCTGTCAACAACAACCATAGCTCCAAACACAACACTCACAGCTGTGCCAACAGCAACCTTAGTTCAAaatacaacaaccacagctggacCAACAACAACCATAGCTCCAAATACACCTGTTGTTGGTGCATCTTTACCAACAACCACAGGTACTCCAACAACCACCACAGGTGCACCAACAACAGAAACAACTTTACCAACAACTACAATTATCGAAGCTACTCAAACAGTAACCACACCTGCaccaacaacatccacaggtacTCCAACAACCACCACAGGTGCACCAACAAATCCTGTTGTTGGTGCATCTTTACCAACATCCACAGGtactccaacaacaaccacaggtgCACCAACAACAGAAACATCTTTACCAACAACTACAATTATCGAAGCTACTCAAACAGTAACCACACCTGCacc
Proteins encoded:
- the LOC124881153 gene encoding mucin-2-like — translated: MIIVTPITTTVHSITTTVAPTTTTIIPKTRSVSPSTTSVDPPTTTVEPITTSSSPTTTANTSTTTNISPPTTTTAASKTSIFASLTTTGTPTTTTVSPTTTAIPSASATVVATTTAVPPTTTTAAPITTTTNPPTIINNHPTTTTILRTTTTVNPTPTSVSQTTTVASTTTVTPKMIIVTPMTTTVHSITTTVAPTTTAIIPTTRSVSPSTTYVDPITTSLSSTTANTSTTTNISPPTTTTAASTTSIFASLTTTGTPTTAPTSTAVTLTTKAIPPTTTVAPTTVVPTMIKSSPVTTTVPSATTTVASTTTSVIPTIRTVSTSTTIVAPITTSFSPTIAAITSTNTHISPPATTTASPTITTPRTTTAPQTTATVAATTTVPQTITIGPLTTSTKATTTTIGTFRTTTIVASTTPTATSTSLTTVTPTITAVSPTTSILTSATITVTASPTTVSSTRTTVPTITPTVHPTTKAVYPTSTTVTPTTTAIPPTTTIAPTTIPIPLKTTIASTATLAPKTTLLSPPTTTANHTTSKVTQSTTTVATATTLSKTTSNTLATVAPQIVTPRATTVVPINKTDPMITMVFQRTSWAAPTTASTTVTALTYTPNFSSGEIHKISLITVFCIVLLSWVLLSQQ